Within Paracoccus jeotgali, the genomic segment TGGGCGTGACCTCGACCAGCTCATCATCGGCGATATAGGCGATGGCCTCTTCCAGCGACATGCGGATGGGCGGGGTCAGCCGAACCGCCTCGTCCGTGCCCGAGGCGCGGACGTTGGTCAGCTTTTTCCCCTTCAGCGGGTTCACCTCGAGGTCATTGTCGCGGCTGTGCTCGCCGATGATCATGCCGGTATAGACCTGCTCTTGCGCGCCGATGAACAGGCGACCACGCTCTTCAAGGTTCCACAGCGCATAGGCGACCGAAACGCCGTTCTCCATGCTGATCAGCACGCCCTGACGGCGGCCCTGGATGGCGCCCTTGTAGGGGGTCCAGCCGTGGAACAGCCGGTTCAGCACGCCATTGCCGCGCGTATCGGTCATGAATTCGCCGTGATAGCCGATCAGCCCGCGCGAGGGAACATGGGCGACGATGCGGGTCTTGCCGTGGCCGGCGGGGCGCATGTCGATCATCTCGCCCTTGCGGTCGCCGGTCAGCTTTTCGATGACGACGCCGGTGTAATCGTCATCGACGTCGACGATGACCTCTTCGACCGGTTCCATCCGCTGACCGTTTTCCTCGCGATAGATGACGCGGGGGCGGCTGATCGACAGCTCGAACCCCTCGCGGCGCATGTTCTCGATCAGCACGCCCATCTGCAATTCGCCGCGGCCCGAGACGACGAAGGCCTCGCCGCCGGGGGTGTCGTCGACGCGGATGGCGACGTTGGATTCCGCCTCTTTCATCAGGCGCTCGCGGATGACGCGGGATTGCACCTTCTTGCCGTCCTGTCCGGCCAGCGGAGAGTCGTTGATGCCAAAGGTCACGCTGATCGTCGGCGGGTCGATGGGCTGCGCGGGCAGGGCGGCTTCGACCTCGAGCGCGCAGATCGTGTCGGCGACGGTGCCCTTGGACATGCCGGCGAGGCTGACGATATCGCCCGCCTCGGCGTGGTCGATGGCCTGCTGGCTCAGCCCGCGGAAGGCCAGAACTTTCGAGATGCGGAACTGCTCGACCCGTTCATTCTTGCGGTTCAGCACCTTGACGGTGTCGCCGGCGCGGGCCTGCCCGGCCTCGACCCGGCCGGTCAGGATGCGGCCCAGGAACGGATCCGCCCCCAGCGTCACGGCCAGCATTCGGAACGGATCGTCGCGCTGCTCGATCTGATTGGGCGAGGGCACATGCTTGAGGATCAGGTCGAACAGCGGCGCCATATCCTTGCGCTCGTCATCAAGGTTCTCGACCGCCCAACCGCCAATGCCCGAGGCATAGAGATGCGGGAAATCAAGCTGTTCGTCGGTGGCGCCCAGATTGGCGAACAGGTCGAACACCTCGTTCAGCGCATGTTCAGGTTCGGCCGCGGGCTTGTCCACCTTGTTCAGCAGCACGATGGGACGCAGCCCCAGGGCCAGCGCCTTGGAGGTCACGAACTTGGTCTGCGGCATCGGCCCTTCGGCGGCATCGACCAGCAGGCAGACGCCATCGACCATGGACAGGATGCGTTCGACCTCGCCGCCGAAATCGGCGTGGCCGGGCGTGTCGACGATATTGACCCGCGTGCCGCGCCATTCGACCGAGGTCGCCTTGGCAAGGATGGTGATGCCACGTTCGCGCTCGATGTCATTGCTGTCCATCACCCGCTCGGCCACGGCCTGATTTTCGCGGAAGCTGCCCGACTGCCGCAGCAGTTGGTCGACGAGGGTCGTCTTGCCGTGATCGACGTGAGCGATAATGGCGATATTGCGGATATCCATGGAACAGCCTGTTGGAAAAAACTTGCGTTGCCCTAACGCAGCGGCGCCACGATGGCGAGTCGATAGTCTGGCGGACAGTCGGGGCGGGGCGAATGCAGCAAGGGCGCGGATGCCTGTCCTGGCCACCGCGCCCCCGTCTGTCTGTCGTGTCCGGTGTCGTTCGTGTCGCCTTTGGCGGACCTAGCGCAGGCCCAGCAGCGACAGGATGATCAACACCACGACCACCAGGCCGACGATATAGATGATCGAGTTCATGTCAGTCCCTTTCCTGCAACTTTCAAGGACGTAACGTCGCGGTGATCCAGCAGGTTCCCGAACATTTCCAAAGCGATCAGACGATATAGCGGTCGCGGCGGTGATTGATCGCGATGGTCAGGTTGGCCACGACCGCGCCCAGAAACGACCAGCCGACCGCGACGGGGTCGAGCAGGAACAGCGCCGCGCCAAAGATCGCCGCATCGACCAGCATCTGCACCCAGCCCGCCCGGAAGCCGGTGGCGTCCTGGATATACAGGCCCACGATGCCGATGCCGCCAAGGCTCGCGCCGTGGCGGAACAGCGCAATCAGCCCGGCCCCGGTCAACGCCCCGATCAGGATCGCGCCAAGCGCCGGCGACAGCGTCGAAAAGGCAATATAGTGCGGCAGCACCGCCGCCAGCGCCGAGGTGAGCGTGACCGCGAACAGGCTTTTCGCCACGAATAGCGGGCCAAAGCGTTTCCAGCCGACCCAGTAAAAGGGCAGGTTCACGACAAAGAACACCGGCGCCCAGTCCCAGCCGGTGGTATAGGAAATCAGCAGCGCGATCCCCGCCGTCTGCCCGGTGACAAAGCCCAGATGCGTCAGCACCACGATGCTGAGCGCGGCCATCAGGCTGCCATAGGCGATCCCCTGCGCGTCATCGAGCGCGGAATGGGCGTTTTGCGGCGGCGCGGTCGGGGGCGAAATCTCTGGCATGAGGGGCTTTTGCCGCCGCTTTCCCGCCCGCGCAAGTGGGGGGCTTCAGGGGCGCGGGGAAATGCCGCGCCCCACGGGCTGACGCGCCCGGTCTTGCGTCAGTCGGTGGCCTTCAGGATCTCGGCCAGCTTGCCGGTCAGTTCCTCGATCTGCTCCTTGCTGACGATCAGGGGCGGCGAGAGCGCGATGATGTCGCCGGTCACGCGCACCAAAATCCCGGCATCGAAGGCGCGCAGGAAGACGTCGAAGGCGCGTTTGCCCGGTGCGCCCTCGATCGGGGCCAGTTCGACCGCGCCGACAAGGCCAAGATTGCGGATGTCGATGACATGGGGCAGGCCCTGCAGCCCGTGCAGCGCGTTTTGCCACACATCGGCCAGATCGGCGGCGCGGGTCAGCAGCCCTTCCTCGGCATAGGTGTCCAGCGTAGCCAGACCGGCGGCGCAGGCGACCGGGTTGCCGGAATAGGTATAGCCGTGGAACAGCTCGATCGCGTGTTCCGGCCCCTTCATGAAGGCGTCGTGGATCTCGGCGGAGACGATGACGCCCCCCATAGGAATGACGCCGTTCGTCAGCCCCTTGGCGCAGGTGATCATGTCCGGCTCGACGCCGAAATACTGCGCCGCAAAGGCGGTGCCCAGACGGCCGAAGCCGGTGATGACCTCGTCGAAGATCAGCAGGATGCCGTGCTTGCGGGTGATCTCGCGCAGCTTTTGCAGATAGCCCTTGGGCGGCAGCAGCACGCCGGTCGATCCGGCCATCGGCTCGACGATGAGGGCGGCGATATTCTCGGCCCCGTGCAGCGTCACCAGCCGTTCCAGCTCGTCCGCCAGATGCGCGCCATGTTCGGGCTGGCCCTTGCTATAGGCGTTTTCCGGCAGATGCGTATGTGCCAGATGGTCGGTCCCAGCCAGCGCATTGCCGAAGAAGCGGCGGTTGTTGACGATCCCGCCCACCGAGATGCCGCCGAAGCCGACGCCGTGATAGCCCCGCTCGCGCCCGATCAGGCGCGACCGCGTCCCCTCGCCCTTCATCCGGTGATAGGCGAGCGCGATCTTCAGCGCCGTATCCACGGCCTCGGACCCGGAGTTGGTGAAAAACACATGCGCCATGTTGTCCGGCGCCAGCGCGATCACCCGGTTGGCCAACTCGAACGCCGAGGGATGCCCGATCTGGAAGGCGGGCGCGTAGTCCAGCCGTCCGGCCATGTCGGCAATGGCGGCGGTGATCCGCGGCCGGCCGTGGCCCGCGTTCGAGCACCACATCCCCGACGTGCCGTCCAGCACCTGCCGCCCGTCGGCGGCGGTATAGTGCATGTCCTGCGCCGCAACCACCATCCGCGGGTTCGCCTTGAAGAACCGGTTGGCGGTAAAGGGCATCCAATAGGCCGACAGATCGTTCGGCGCGGGTTTCTGGTCCAGGGCCATGCGCGTATTCCTTGTTTGCTGAACCGAGACGCTATCATGCGGCAGGGTTTGGTCAAGCGCTCGCGGCGTCTTGCGGGGGTGGCCCGACCAGCCGCCTGACGCCTGCGGGGCGAAACTGCTTTGCCATGTCCGCCGGGTCGGGTTAGAACGGCGCGACAACGCATCAAGAGGCACGCTATGTCCGACGACCTGGAAATCGACACAGACGATCTGGAACGCCGCATGAATGGCGCGATGGACTCGCTGCGGCAAGAATTTGCCAGCCTTCGCACGGGGCGGGCCTCGGCCTCGATGGTGGAACCGATCATGGTGGACGCCTACGGCTCAATGACGCCGCTGAACCAGATCGGCACGGTGAACGTGCCCGAACCGCGCATGGTCACCATCAACGTCTGGGACAAGGCGCTGGTCGGGCGGGCCGAAAAGGCGATCCGCGAATCGGGTCTGGGCATCAATCCGCAGTTGAACGGCACCATCATCATGCTGCCGATCCCAGAACTGAACGAGGAACGCCGCCGCGAACTGACCAAGGTCGCGGCGCAATATGCCGAAAACGCCCGCGTCGCCATCCGCAACGTGCGCCGCGACGGCATGGACAAGATCAAGAAGGCCAAGGCCGCCGGCATGTCCGAGGATGACCAGAAGCTGTGGGAAGACGAGGTCCAGTCCCTGACCAACCGGATGATCGCCCGCGTAGATCAGTCGCTGGAAACGAAACAGGCCGAAATCATGCAGGTCTGACCATGGCGCTGAACGCAGCCGCCAGCATGGACGGACAGCCCGTCCCGCGTCACGTCGCCATCATCATGGACGGCAATGGCCGTTGGGCCGTGGAACGCGGCTGGCCGCGCCTGGTCGGCCACCGCCGCGGGGCCGAGCGCGTCAAGCAGATTGTCCGCGCCTGCCCCGACATGGGGGTGAACTGGCTGACCGTCTATGCCTTCTCGACCGAGAACTGGAAGCGCTCGACCGAAGAGGTGCTGGGTCTGATGAAGATCTTCCGCCGCTATATCGAGCGCGAGGCCGACGGGCTGTCGGCCGAAGGCGTGCGGCTGCGCTTCATCGGCGCGCGCGAACGGCTCGACCCCAAGCTGCAGGCCCTGATGGCGGGGATCGAGGCGCGGACGGCGGGCAACATGCGGCTGAACCTGACGGTCGCGATCAATTACGGCGGCCGCGACGAGATGCTGCGCGCGGCGCAGCGTCTGGCGCAGCGCATCGCCTCGGGTGCGGTCGCGACCCCGACCGAGGCCGATCTGTCCGACTGCCTCGACACCGCCGGCTGTCCCGATCCCGATCTGGTGATCCGCACCTCGGGCGAGACGCGGGTGTCGAACTTCCTGCCCTGGCAGGCGGCCTATGCGGAATATGAATTCACGCCGACCTTGTGGCCGGATTTCACGCCGGCGCATCTGGCCGAGATCCTAGACCGCTTCGGCCTGCGCGACCGCCGCTTTGGCGGCACCTAGGGCGGCTGCTCAATCGACAACGGGGGCTGCGCGCGATGGCGGATGCAGGCAAATGGGGTGATCTGACGCGGCGCGTAGTCTCGGCCGCGGTGCTGATCGCGATCGGTGTCGCGCTGGCGTTGGCGCAGGGGGTTTATCTGTGGGGCGGGGTGGCGCTGTTCATGGCGCTGACCTTCTGGGAACTGGCCCGAATGACCGGCTGGCGCGGTCCGGCGCGGCTCACGACGCCGGCCGGACGCCTGCGTCCGGTGGTGCTGGCGGTGATCGCGGGGCTGTCGCTGTTCGCCGCACTTGGCCTTCCGCCCGTCTTCGCGCTGCCGGTGCTGCTGATCCCGGTCGGCGCGGGTGTGCCGGGCGCCATCCCCCGCGACCGGCTGACCTATGCGCTGTTCGGCACCGCGATCATGGCGGTGGGGTTCGAACTGGTCCATCTGCGGCAGGAATACGGGCTGCCCTTTATCCTGTGGCTGATGGGGGTGGTGATCCTGTCCGATGTGCTGGGCTATTTCGCCGGACGCATCATCGGCGGGCCGAAATTTTGGCCGCGCATCAGCCCGAAAAAGACATGGTCAGGCACGGTGGCGGGCTGGATCGGCGCGGTCCTGTTTGCCACGCTGCTCTGGGCGCTTGGCATGGCCGAGGTCGGGCTGATCATCATCTCGCCCTTTGTCGCGCTGGCGGGTCAGCTGGGCGACATCGCGGAAAGCTGGCTGAAGCGGCGGGCCGGGGTCAAGGACAGCTCGAACCTGATCCCCGGCCATGGCGGCTTCATGGACCGCTTCGACGCGGTGTCGGGAGCGGTGCTGGCGGTGATGGTGGCAAGCTGGCTGCTGAGGCTGCCGCAGGTCGGGCTGTGAGGTCGGTCTCGATCTTCGGCGCGACGGGGTCCATCGGCGAAAGCGCCTTTGACCTGTTGATGCATGACGGCGGGCCGGACCGCTGGCGCGTCGTCGCGTTGAGCGGGGGCGCCAATATCGCCCGGCTGGCGCAGATGGCCCGCGCCTTGCGGGCCGAGATCGCCGTCACCGCCTATCCCGAGCGGCTGAACGACCTGCGCGAGGCGCTGGCGGGCAGCGGGATCGACGCCGCCGCCGGGCCCGCAGCCCTGGTCGAGGCCGCCGACCGGCCCGCCGACTGGACGCTGTCCGCGATTATCGGCGCGGCCGGGCTGGCGCCGGGGCTGCGCGTGCTGGAACGGGGCGGAACGCTGGCGCTGGCCAACAAGGAATCGCTGGTCACGGCGGGGCGGCTGGTCATGGCCACGGCGCAGCGCAGCGGCGCGCGCATCCTGCCGGTTGATTCCGAACATTCCGCGATCTTTCAAGCACTTGGCGGCGATAACCTCGACTCTGTCGAGGCTGTGACCATCACCGCATCCGGGGGCGCCTTCCGCGACTGGCCGCTGGAGCGGCTGGCCGATGCCACCGTGGCCGAGGCCTCGACCCATCCGAACTGGGCGATGGGGCAGCGGATCACCATCGA encodes:
- a CDS encoding YitT family protein encodes the protein MPEISPPTAPPQNAHSALDDAQGIAYGSLMAALSIVVLTHLGFVTGQTAGIALLISYTTGWDWAPVFFVVNLPFYWVGWKRFGPLFVAKSLFAVTLTSALAAVLPHYIAFSTLSPALGAILIGALTGAGLIALFRHGASLGGIGIVGLYIQDATGFRAGWVQMLVDAAIFGAALFLLDPVAVGWSFLGAVVANLTIAINHRRDRYIV
- the uppS gene encoding polyprenyl diphosphate synthase, which translates into the protein MALNAAASMDGQPVPRHVAIIMDGNGRWAVERGWPRLVGHRRGAERVKQIVRACPDMGVNWLTVYAFSTENWKRSTEEVLGLMKIFRRYIEREADGLSAEGVRLRFIGARERLDPKLQALMAGIEARTAGNMRLNLTVAINYGGRDEMLRAAQRLAQRIASGAVATPTEADLSDCLDTAGCPDPDLVIRTSGETRVSNFLPWQAAYAEYEFTPTLWPDFTPAHLAEILDRFGLRDRRFGGT
- the frr gene encoding ribosome recycling factor, with amino-acid sequence MSDDLEIDTDDLERRMNGAMDSLRQEFASLRTGRASASMVEPIMVDAYGSMTPLNQIGTVNVPEPRMVTINVWDKALVGRAEKAIRESGLGINPQLNGTIIMLPIPELNEERRRELTKVAAQYAENARVAIRNVRRDGMDKIKKAKAAGMSEDDQKLWEDEVQSLTNRMIARVDQSLETKQAEIMQV
- a CDS encoding aspartate aminotransferase family protein translates to MALDQKPAPNDLSAYWMPFTANRFFKANPRMVVAAQDMHYTAADGRQVLDGTSGMWCSNAGHGRPRITAAIADMAGRLDYAPAFQIGHPSAFELANRVIALAPDNMAHVFFTNSGSEAVDTALKIALAYHRMKGEGTRSRLIGRERGYHGVGFGGISVGGIVNNRRFFGNALAGTDHLAHTHLPENAYSKGQPEHGAHLADELERLVTLHGAENIAALIVEPMAGSTGVLLPPKGYLQKLREITRKHGILLIFDEVITGFGRLGTAFAAQYFGVEPDMITCAKGLTNGVIPMGGVIVSAEIHDAFMKGPEHAIELFHGYTYSGNPVACAAGLATLDTYAEEGLLTRAADLADVWQNALHGLQGLPHVIDIRNLGLVGAVELAPIEGAPGKRAFDVFLRAFDAGILVRVTGDIIALSPPLIVSKEQIEELTGKLAEILKATD
- a CDS encoding phosphatidate cytidylyltransferase; translated protein: MADAGKWGDLTRRVVSAAVLIAIGVALALAQGVYLWGGVALFMALTFWELARMTGWRGPARLTTPAGRLRPVVLAVIAGLSLFAALGLPPVFALPVLLIPVGAGVPGAIPRDRLTYALFGTAIMAVGFELVHLRQEYGLPFILWLMGVVILSDVLGYFAGRIIGGPKFWPRISPKKTWSGTVAGWIGAVLFATLLWALGMAEVGLIIISPFVALAGQLGDIAESWLKRRAGVKDSSNLIPGHGGFMDRFDAVSGAVLAVMVASWLLRLPQVGL
- the dxr gene encoding 1-deoxy-D-xylulose-5-phosphate reductoisomerase, which gives rise to MRSVSIFGATGSIGESAFDLLMHDGGPDRWRVVALSGGANIARLAQMARALRAEIAVTAYPERLNDLREALAGSGIDAAAGPAALVEAADRPADWTLSAIIGAAGLAPGLRVLERGGTLALANKESLVTAGRLVMATAQRSGARILPVDSEHSAIFQALGGDNLDSVEAVTITASGGAFRDWPLERLADATVAEASTHPNWAMGQRITIDSASMFNKALELIEAQEFFGIDPARIKVLVHPESIVHALVSHKDGGTLAHLGPPDMRHAIGYALHWPDRADLPVARLDLAAIGSLSFRAPDEERWPALRLARQVMQTGGASGAVLNAAKEQALDDFLAGRIRFTDMASAVEATLDALTARPGFATSPMDLASVLDWDQQARQFAAAWAVREARR
- the typA gene encoding translational GTPase TypA: MDIRNIAIIAHVDHGKTTLVDQLLRQSGSFRENQAVAERVMDSNDIERERGITILAKATSVEWRGTRVNIVDTPGHADFGGEVERILSMVDGVCLLVDAAEGPMPQTKFVTSKALALGLRPIVLLNKVDKPAAEPEHALNEVFDLFANLGATDEQLDFPHLYASGIGGWAVENLDDERKDMAPLFDLILKHVPSPNQIEQRDDPFRMLAVTLGADPFLGRILTGRVEAGQARAGDTVKVLNRKNERVEQFRISKVLAFRGLSQQAIDHAEAGDIVSLAGMSKGTVADTICALEVEAALPAQPIDPPTISVTFGINDSPLAGQDGKKVQSRVIRERLMKEAESNVAIRVDDTPGGEAFVVSGRGELQMGVLIENMRREGFELSISRPRVIYREENGQRMEPVEEVIVDVDDDYTGVVIEKLTGDRKGEMIDMRPAGHGKTRIVAHVPSRGLIGYHGEFMTDTRGNGVLNRLFHGWTPYKGAIQGRRQGVLISMENGVSVAYALWNLEERGRLFIGAQEQVYTGMIIGEHSRDNDLEVNPLKGKKLTNVRASGTDEAVRLTPPIRMSLEEAIAYIADDELVEVTPKNIRLRKRHLDPHERKRQARAE